A genomic stretch from Hymenobacter psoromatis includes:
- a CDS encoding biopolymer transporter ExbB, producing MFVFLLQVGPAVTELATDTAAAHANAIANAAPGLSLIDLILKGGWVMLPIFLLLIVSIYIIAERYLTIRSAGGNPESFMTGIRALMVKGDLQGAKLYCAQNPSPLARMVEKGLRRIGLPITEIEASVENVGKIEIARLEKNISILGIIAGIAPMLGFVGTIIGVIKIFYAISSSGEFGITQIAGGLYTKMVTSAAGLIVGIIAHIGYHWLSILVERMVFRMENSAIEFMDILQDN from the coding sequence ATGTTCGTTTTCCTGCTGCAAGTCGGCCCCGCCGTTACAGAGTTGGCCACTGATACGGCCGCCGCCCACGCCAACGCGATAGCCAACGCCGCGCCCGGCCTTTCCCTTATCGACCTGATTCTGAAAGGCGGCTGGGTAATGCTCCCCATCTTTCTGCTGCTCATCGTCTCGATTTACATCATCGCCGAGCGCTACCTCACCATCCGCAGCGCAGGCGGCAACCCCGAGAGCTTCATGACCGGCATCCGGGCGCTCATGGTGAAGGGCGACTTGCAGGGGGCCAAGCTCTACTGCGCCCAAAACCCCTCGCCGCTGGCCCGCATGGTCGAAAAAGGCCTGCGCCGCATCGGCCTGCCCATCACCGAGATTGAGGCCAGCGTCGAAAACGTGGGCAAGATTGAGATTGCGCGCCTCGAAAAAAACATCAGCATCCTGGGCATCATCGCCGGCATTGCGCCCATGCTGGGCTTCGTAGGTACGATTATCGGCGTTATCAAAATCTTCTACGCCATTTCCAGCAGCGGCGAGTTTGGCATTACCCAGATTGCCGGCGGTCTCTACACTAAGATGGTGACCTCGGCGGCCGGCCTCATCGTGGGCATCATCGCCCACATCGGCTATCACTGGCTCAGCATTCTGGTCGAGCGTATGGTGTTCCGCATGGAAAACTCGGCCATCGAGTTCATGGATATCCTCCAGGATAATTAA
- a CDS encoding tRNA (guanine(46)-N(7))-methyltransferase yields the protein MPRVKLHRFADNATRPDIVEPGKPAFGHLAGRWRTDFFQQDNPLVLEVGCGKGEYTVGLAQRQPDQNFLGLDIKGERIWRGSTRAEALGLANVGFLRLMAHQLTEHFAPGELSEIWITFPDPRPRDRDIKRRLTSPRFLNMYQTLLAAGGVAQLKTDSADLFDYTLETLAARPGAHVEVLTRDLYAETDPAFAAAQAIQTHFEGKYRAQGVPIKYVRFRLG from the coding sequence GTGCCCCGCGTCAAACTCCACCGCTTCGCCGACAACGCTACCCGCCCCGACATCGTGGAGCCGGGCAAACCTGCTTTCGGCCACCTAGCCGGTCGCTGGCGGACCGATTTCTTTCAGCAGGATAATCCGCTCGTGCTCGAAGTGGGCTGCGGCAAGGGCGAATACACCGTGGGCCTGGCCCAACGGCAGCCCGACCAGAACTTCCTGGGCCTCGACATCAAGGGTGAGCGTATTTGGCGCGGCAGCACCCGCGCCGAGGCGTTAGGCCTCGCCAACGTGGGCTTCCTGCGTCTCATGGCCCACCAACTCACCGAGCATTTCGCGCCCGGCGAGCTGAGCGAAATCTGGATAACCTTTCCCGACCCGCGCCCCCGCGACCGCGACATCAAGCGCCGCCTCACCTCGCCGCGCTTCCTCAACATGTACCAAACGCTGCTGGCCGCCGGGGGGGTAGCCCAGCTCAAAACCGACAGCGCGGACCTCTTCGACTACACGCTCGAAACGCTGGCCGCCCGGCCCGGCGCGCACGTCGAGGTGCTGACCCGCGACCTTTACGCCGAAACCGACCCCGCCTTTGCCGCCGCCCAGGCCATCCAGACGCACTTCGAGGGTAAGTACCGCGCCCAGGGCGTGCCGATTAAGTACGTGCGCTTCCGGCTGGGCTGA
- a CDS encoding tRNA(5-methylaminomethyl-2-thiouridine)-methyltransferase has translation MSGGIDSSVAAVLLHEAGYEVVGMTMKTWDYATAGGSKKETGCCSLDSINDARDIAVRLGFPHYIIDIREEFGDFVIDNFTEEYLAGRTPNPCVLCNTHIKWDALLRRADQLGCEFIATGHYAQIRQDADSGRFIVSKGLDENKDQSYALWGVTQQSLSRTLFPLGAMRKTEIYDEARRRGFTALVNKPESYEICFIPDNDYRGFLRRRVPGLEARVAGGRFVDRDGLDLGAHEGYPFYTIGQRKGLGIALGFPAYVTAIRPDTNEVVLGNYDELASTRTTVHKLNMGKLAGLEGRGLVPAVVKVRYHHAGSPAFLEQVGDTINIYFTEPVHAITPGQAAVFYDGDDVLGGGWITRHVIGEVPEPALATAAA, from the coding sequence ATGAGCGGCGGCATCGACTCGTCGGTGGCCGCCGTGCTGCTGCACGAAGCCGGCTACGAAGTCGTCGGCATGACGATGAAAACCTGGGACTACGCCACGGCCGGCGGCTCCAAAAAAGAAACCGGCTGCTGCTCGCTGGACTCTATTAACGATGCCCGCGACATTGCCGTGCGCCTCGGCTTCCCGCACTACATTATCGACATTAGGGAAGAATTTGGCGATTTTGTCATCGACAATTTCACCGAAGAATACCTGGCTGGCCGCACCCCGAACCCCTGCGTGCTCTGCAACACCCACATCAAATGGGATGCCCTGCTGCGCCGCGCCGACCAGCTCGGCTGCGAGTTCATCGCCACCGGCCACTACGCCCAAATCCGCCAGGATGCCGACTCCGGCCGCTTCATCGTGAGCAAAGGCCTCGACGAAAACAAGGACCAGAGCTATGCTCTCTGGGGCGTGACGCAGCAGAGCCTGAGCCGCACGCTGTTTCCTCTGGGCGCCATGCGCAAAACCGAGATTTACGACGAGGCGCGCCGCCGCGGCTTCACCGCCCTGGTCAACAAGCCCGAGAGCTACGAAATCTGCTTTATTCCGGACAACGACTACCGGGGCTTTCTGCGTCGGCGCGTGCCGGGCCTGGAGGCGCGCGTGGCCGGCGGCCGCTTCGTGGACCGCGACGGCCTCGACCTGGGCGCGCACGAAGGCTACCCCTTCTACACCATTGGGCAGCGCAAGGGGCTGGGCATCGCGCTGGGCTTCCCGGCCTACGTCACGGCCATCCGGCCCGATACGAACGAGGTGGTTTTGGGGAATTACGACGAGCTGGCCAGCACCCGCACCACCGTCCACAAGCTCAACATGGGCAAACTGGCCGGCCTCGAAGGCCGCGGCCTGGTGCCGGCCGTAGTGAAGGTGCGCTACCACCACGCCGGCTCCCCGGCCTTTCTGGAGCAAGTCGGCGATACGATTAACATCTACTTCACCGAGCCGGTCCACGCCATCACGCCCGGCCAGGCGGCCGTGTTCTACGACGGCGACGACGTGTTGGGCGGCGGCTGGATTACCCGCCACGTCATCGGCGAAGTGCCGGAGCCGGCCCTGGCCACGGCGGCAGCCTAA
- a CDS encoding peroxiredoxin: MFKLSEHRGHPVVLYFYPKDGSSGCTKEACSFRDQYQDFTDLGAEVIGISSDDEQSHQQFTQKYQLPFPLLSDANGQLRKQYAVPRAVLGLIPGRVTYVLDGEGRVRYVFNSLNEATSHVLNARDILRDMK; encoded by the coding sequence ATGTTCAAGCTCAGCGAGCACCGGGGCCACCCGGTGGTGCTGTATTTTTATCCGAAGGATGGCTCCTCGGGCTGCACCAAGGAAGCCTGCTCGTTTCGGGACCAGTACCAGGATTTTACTGACCTCGGGGCGGAAGTCATCGGCATCAGCTCCGACGATGAGCAGTCGCACCAGCAGTTCACCCAGAAGTATCAACTGCCCTTCCCGCTGCTGAGCGATGCCAACGGCCAACTGCGCAAGCAATACGCCGTGCCCCGCGCCGTGCTGGGCCTCATTCCGGGCCGCGTCACCTACGTGCTCGACGGCGAAGGCCGCGTGCGCTACGTGTTCAACTCCCTCAACGAAGCCACCAGCCACGTGCTGAATGCCAGGGATATCCTGCGCGACATGAAGTAG
- a CDS encoding dihydrofolate synthase, with product MTYPETLAWLYAQLPMYQRVGAAGFKKGLGNTEALAAALGHPETRFRSVHVAGTNGKGSSSHLLAAVLQSAGYKVGLYTSPHLREFTERIRVNGQELAPDYLVSWVAKHQNLFATIEPSFFEMCVALAFDYFAAERVDVAVVEVGLGGRLDSTNIITPFVSLITNISYDHQALLGNTLPEIAAEKAGIIKPGVLVVVSQSQPEVADVFKQKARQEGSPLVFADLSWEATLSPTQPDPALTGAASQVVDITREHRPWMKAVDLGLPGDYQRLNLPGVLSVLEKLGSQGFDVPEAALRAGLRDVTRLTGLRGRWSIIGHHPLVVADTAHNEAGLRLVLAQLARVPHQHLHFVLGVVNDKDVTQVLALLPRAATYYFCQASILRALPAEELAAQATAAGLTGRAYGPVPAAVAAARAAGGPDDVVFIGGSTFVVAEVDELYVS from the coding sequence ATGACTTATCCCGAAACGCTCGCCTGGCTTTATGCACAACTGCCCATGTATCAGCGGGTAGGGGCAGCGGGCTTCAAGAAAGGCTTAGGTAATACGGAGGCGCTGGCGGCGGCCCTGGGCCATCCCGAAACCCGGTTCCGCAGCGTCCACGTGGCGGGCACCAACGGCAAGGGTAGCAGCTCGCACCTGCTGGCGGCGGTGCTGCAAAGCGCGGGCTACAAAGTGGGCCTCTACACCTCGCCGCACCTGCGCGAGTTCACCGAGCGCATCCGGGTGAACGGTCAGGAGCTGGCCCCCGACTACCTGGTGAGTTGGGTGGCAAAGCACCAAAATCTGTTTGCTACCATCGAGCCCTCGTTTTTTGAGATGTGCGTGGCGCTGGCCTTCGACTACTTCGCCGCCGAGCGCGTGGACGTGGCCGTGGTGGAAGTGGGCCTGGGCGGCCGGCTCGACTCCACCAATATCATCACGCCGTTCGTCTCGCTCATCACCAACATCAGCTACGACCACCAGGCGCTGCTGGGCAACACGCTGCCCGAAATCGCGGCCGAAAAAGCGGGCATTATTAAGCCGGGCGTGCTGGTGGTCGTCAGCCAGAGCCAGCCTGAAGTGGCCGATGTTTTCAAGCAAAAAGCCCGGCAGGAGGGCAGCCCGCTGGTTTTTGCCGACCTGAGCTGGGAAGCCACGCTCAGTCCTACCCAGCCCGACCCGGCCCTGACCGGCGCGGCCAGCCAGGTAGTGGACATCACCCGCGAGCACCGGCCCTGGATGAAGGCCGTGGACTTAGGGCTGCCCGGCGACTATCAGCGCCTGAATCTGCCTGGGGTGCTATCGGTGCTGGAAAAGCTGGGGAGCCAAGGCTTCGACGTGCCCGAAGCCGCCTTGCGGGCAGGCCTGCGTGACGTAACGCGCCTCACCGGCCTGCGCGGGCGCTGGAGCATCATCGGCCATCACCCGCTAGTGGTAGCCGACACGGCCCACAACGAGGCCGGCCTGCGCCTGGTGCTGGCCCAGTTGGCGCGGGTGCCGCACCAGCACCTGCACTTCGTGCTGGGGGTAGTAAATGACAAGGACGTGACCCAAGTGCTGGCCCTGCTGCCACGTGCGGCCACCTATTATTTCTGCCAGGCCAGCATTCTGCGGGCCCTACCCGCCGAAGAGCTGGCCGCCCAGGCCACGGCGGCCGGGCTCACGGGCCGGGCCTACGGGCCGGTGCCGGCGGCCGTGGCGGCGGCGCGGGCGGCGGGCGGCCCCGACGACGTAGTATTTATCGGCGGTAGCACCTTCGTGGTGGCCGAGGTAGATGAACTATATGTAAGTTAG
- a CDS encoding biopolymer transporter ExbD, protein MNLSRRRHASSHVETSSMNDIMFFLMLFFLIVSTMVNPNVIKLLLPNAKSSKQVMKQPITVSINAAGEYFVNKKPVTAATLEPELRALLPAGATPESQPTVVLRVDAGLNVQKLVDVLEIGNRLKMKMVMATQSQK, encoded by the coding sequence GTGAACCTCTCCCGCCGCCGCCACGCCTCTTCGCACGTCGAGACCAGCTCGATGAACGACATCATGTTCTTCCTGATGCTGTTCTTCCTGATTGTGTCCACGATGGTGAACCCCAACGTTATCAAGCTCTTATTGCCCAATGCCAAGAGCAGCAAGCAAGTAATGAAGCAGCCCATTACCGTGAGTATCAACGCGGCGGGCGAGTATTTTGTAAATAAAAAGCCCGTCACGGCCGCCACCCTGGAGCCCGAGTTGCGGGCGCTACTGCCCGCCGGCGCTACCCCCGAAAGCCAGCCTACCGTGGTGCTGCGCGTCGATGCGGGCCTGAACGTGCAGAAGCTGGTAGATGTGCTGGAAATCGGCAACCGCCTCAAAATGAAGATGGTAATGGCCACCCAGTCGCAGAAATAA
- a CDS encoding ribulose-phosphate 3-epimerase, whose translation MPTSYLTAGAARHEPLLAPSLLASDLANLQATAELLSTAEADWLHFDVMDGRFVPNISFGLPVLEALRPHARQPIDVHLMIEEPERYLTAFREAGATNITVHYEACRHLHRVVEQIRSLGCTAGVALNPATPIILLQDIITELDVVLVMSVNPGFGGQSFIPHTLQKVADLKAMLVDTGSAALIEVDGGVTQANAGPLVEAGADVLVAGSFVFKSPGGPVAALAGLRAQLRGPEQAKDKKAKK comes from the coding sequence ATGCCTACTTCCTATTTGACGGCCGGGGCGGCCCGTCACGAGCCCCTGTTGGCTCCCTCGCTGCTGGCCAGCGACCTGGCCAATCTGCAAGCCACGGCCGAGCTTCTGTCAACGGCCGAAGCCGACTGGCTGCACTTTGATGTAATGGACGGGCGGTTCGTGCCTAATATCTCTTTCGGGCTGCCCGTGCTGGAGGCCCTGCGTCCTCATGCCCGCCAGCCCATCGACGTGCACCTCATGATTGAGGAGCCCGAGCGCTATCTCACGGCCTTCCGCGAAGCGGGCGCTACCAATATTACCGTGCATTACGAGGCCTGCCGGCACCTGCACCGGGTGGTGGAGCAAATTCGCAGCCTGGGCTGCACGGCGGGGGTAGCCCTGAACCCGGCCACGCCCATAATCCTGCTCCAGGACATTATTACGGAGCTCGATGTGGTGCTGGTAATGTCCGTCAACCCCGGCTTTGGCGGGCAGTCCTTCATTCCGCACACGTTGCAGAAAGTAGCCGACCTGAAAGCTATGCTGGTCGATACGGGTTCGGCGGCCCTGATTGAGGTTGATGGCGGCGTGACCCAGGCCAACGCCGGCCCGCTGGTAGAAGCCGGCGCCGACGTGCTGGTGGCCGGCAGCTTCGTGTTTAAGTCGCCGGGCGGACCGGTGGCGGCGCTGGCCGGCCTGCGGGCGCAGCTGCGCGGGCCAGAGCAGGCGAAAGACAAAAAGGCCAAAAAATAG